Proteins from a genomic interval of Sporomusaceae bacterium:
- the atpB gene encoding F0F1 ATP synthase subunit A — MGHGGHEIGSHKIAHFFGYTFNMDTLYMTWLVMAIVIVLSMLAVRRLETVPRGMQNIFEMAIEAIGSQVDATIGPNSKKVAPLLITLFIFLLTSNWLGLVPGFTSPTNDLNTTLGLALMIIGFVHVLGVGHHGLSHFKHFIQPHPLFLPINLIEEIARPITLSFRLFGNIMAGEILIILIAALPLYYLEPVWGTIWLVFSVVVGIIQAFIFTMLSTSYLSNSLKEDHH, encoded by the coding sequence ATGGGACATGGGGGACATGAGATCGGCTCGCATAAAATAGCCCACTTCTTCGGCTATACCTTTAATATGGACACGCTGTACATGACCTGGCTGGTCATGGCCATCGTTATCGTTCTTTCAATGCTCGCGGTCAGGCGCCTGGAGACCGTGCCGCGCGGCATGCAGAACATCTTCGAAATGGCGATTGAGGCGATCGGCAGTCAGGTTGACGCGACCATCGGGCCTAACAGCAAGAAAGTTGCGCCGCTTTTAATCACGCTGTTCATCTTTCTGCTGACTTCTAACTGGCTGGGTCTGGTGCCGGGCTTCACTTCCCCGACCAACGACCTTAATACTACCCTTGGCCTGGCGCTGATGATCATCGGTTTTGTCCACGTGCTGGGGGTTGGGCATCACGGGCTGAGCCATTTCAAGCATTTTATCCAGCCGCACCCCCTGTTTTTGCCGATCAACCTCATCGAGGAAATCGCCCGGCCGATTACGCTGTCCTTCCGTCTATTCGGCAATATTATGGCCGGCGAGATTCTGATAATCCTGATTGCGGCTTTGCCTCTATACTACCTCGAGCCCGTCTGGGGTACGATCTGGCTGGTTTTCAGCGTGGTTGTAGGCATAATCCAAGCCTTTATTTTTACCATGCTGTCAACATCTTACCTGAGCAACTCGCTCAAAGAAGATCATCACTAG
- the atpE gene encoding F0F1 ATP synthase subunit C, with protein MEHAIIVAASVIAAALAIGLAAFGAAMGDGQVTAKAIEGMARQPEAKGTILVNMFISVGLIESIPIIAAVIALVLVFANPFIK; from the coding sequence GTGGAACACGCAATCATCGTAGCCGCATCGGTTATCGCCGCTGCGCTGGCAATCGGACTGGCCGCTTTCGGCGCCGCCATGGGCGACGGACAGGTGACCGCCAAAGCAATCGAAGGGATGGCCAGGCAGCCGGAAGCCAAGGGCACCATTCTGGTCAACATGTTCATCTCCGTCGGTCTGATCGAGTCCATCCCCATTATCGCGGCGGTTATCGCCCTGGTGCTGGTGTTTGCCAATCCGTTCATCAAGTAA